The following proteins are co-located in the Anser cygnoides isolate HZ-2024a breed goose chromosome 2, Taihu_goose_T2T_genome, whole genome shotgun sequence genome:
- the PDP1 gene encoding pyruvate dehyrogenase phosphatase catalytic subunit 1 isoform X2: MCVCPGPRRIAIPVRSSRLPLLSDAMPAPTHLFPLIRNCEISRICSTVCYCHHKHLCCFSSHFAHGHFRYAPQKRFAALYRPKENFNHFIHARDYASTPQRFYLTPPQVNSILKANEYSFKVPEFDGKNVSSVLGFDSNQLPANAPIEDRRSAATCLQTRGMLLGVFDGHAGCACAQAVSERLFYYIAVSLLPHETLLEIENAVESGRALLPILQWHKHPNDYFSKEASKLYFNSLRTYWQELIDLNSGETTDVKEALINAFKRLDNDISLEAQVGDPNSFLNYLVLRVAFSGATACVAHVDGVDLHVANTGDSRAMLGVQEEDGSWSAVNLSYDHNAQNEHEVERVKTEHPKSEEKSLVKQDRLLGLLMPFRAFGDVKFKWSSELQKRVVESGPDQLNDNEYTKFIPPNYHTPPYLTAEPEVIHHKLRPQDKFLVLATDGLWETMHRQDVARIVGEYLTGVHHQQPIAVGGYKVTLGQMHGLLTERRARISSVFEDQNAATHLIRHAVGNNEFGTVDHERLSKMLSLPEELARMYRDDITIIVVQFNSHVIGACQNEEL, from the exons ATGTGTGTGTGCCCCGGGCCCAGGCGGATCG CAATTCCAGTCCGAAGCTCCAGGCTGCCATTGCTGTCTGATGCCATGCCAGCGCCAACTCATCTGTTCCCATTGATTCGTAACTGTGAGATTAGCAGAATATGCAGTACTGTTTGTTACTGCCACCATAAACATCTGTGTTGCTTTTCCTCTCATTTCGCTCACGGTCACTTCAGATATGCGCCTCAGAAGAGATTTGCAGCACTTTATAGGCCAAAGGAGAACTTTAATCATTTTATTCATGCGAGGGATTATGCTTCTACACCACAGAGATTTTACCTCACTCCTCCACAGGTCAACAGCATCCTGAAGGCAAATGAATACAGTTTTAAAGTCCCAGAGTTTGATGGCAAGAATGTGAGTTCTGTCCTTGGCTTTGATAGCAACCAGTTGCCTGCTAATGCTCCAATCGAAGACCGGAGAAGTGCTGCCACTTGCTTACAGACACGAGGGATGCTTCTGGGTGTGTTTGATGGCCACGCAGGCTGTGCTTGTGCTCAAGCTGTCAGTGAGAGACTGTTCTACTACATTGCTGTCTCTTTGTTACCTCATGAGACTTTActtgaaatagaaaatgctgTGGAAAGCGGTAGAGCTCTGTTGCCTATTTTGCAGTGGCACAAGCATCCCAATGATTACTTCAGCAAAGAAGCTTCCAAGCTTTACTTCAATAGTCTGAGGACTTACTGGCAGGAGCTGATCGATCTCAATAGCGGAGAGACTACTGATGTGAAAGAAGCTTTAATTAATGCTTTTAAGAGGCTCGATAATGATATTTCTCTGGAAGCTCAAGTAGGAGATCCAAATTCTTTTCTCAACTACCTAGTTCTGCGTGTAGCATTTTCTGGTGCAACTGCCTGTGTGGCCCACGTGGATGGTGTTGACTTGCATGTGGCAAACACAGGTGACAGCAGGGCAATGCTCGGGGTTCAGGAAGAAGATGGCTCTTGGTCTGCAGTTAATCTCTCCTACGACCACAACGCACAAAACGAACACGAAGTGGAACGGGTGAAAACGGAGCATCCGAAGTCTGAAGAGAAGAGTCTTGTGAAACAAGACCGTCTCCTGGGCCTGCTGATGCCTTTCAGAGCTTTTGGCGATGTGAAGTTTAAGTGGAGTAGTGAACTACAGAAGAGAGTGGTTGAGTCGGGCCCGGATCAGCTGAATGACAATGAATACACCAAGTTTATTCCTCCAAATTATCACACTCCCCCTTACCTCACAGCTGAGCCAGAGGTCATCCATCACAAATTAAGGCCGCAGGATAAGTTCCTGGTTTTGGCTACAGATGGGCTGTGGGAGACTATGCACAGGCAAGATGTGGCTAGAATCGTAGGGGAGTACCTCACTGGGGTTCACCATCAGCAGCCCATAGCTGTTGGTGGTTATAAGGTGACTCTGGGACAGATGCACGGTCTCTTAACAGAAAGAAGAGCGAGGATCTCTTCAGTATTTGAAGATCAGAACGCAGCGACTCACCTGATCCGTCACGCAGTGGGCAATAACGAGTTTGGCACTGTGGATCACGAGCGGCTGTCCAAGATGCTTAGTCTTCCAGAAGAGCTGGCTCGAATGTATAGAGATGACATTACGATTATCGTGGTGCAGTTCAACTCGCATGTTATAGGTGCATGTCAAAATGAGGAACTGTGA
- the PDP1 gene encoding pyruvate dehyrogenase phosphatase catalytic subunit 1 isoform X1: protein MELHCLSGLLSLPYCYLSGCKSYRIYAELLAIPVRSSRLPLLSDAMPAPTHLFPLIRNCEISRICSTVCYCHHKHLCCFSSHFAHGHFRYAPQKRFAALYRPKENFNHFIHARDYASTPQRFYLTPPQVNSILKANEYSFKVPEFDGKNVSSVLGFDSNQLPANAPIEDRRSAATCLQTRGMLLGVFDGHAGCACAQAVSERLFYYIAVSLLPHETLLEIENAVESGRALLPILQWHKHPNDYFSKEASKLYFNSLRTYWQELIDLNSGETTDVKEALINAFKRLDNDISLEAQVGDPNSFLNYLVLRVAFSGATACVAHVDGVDLHVANTGDSRAMLGVQEEDGSWSAVNLSYDHNAQNEHEVERVKTEHPKSEEKSLVKQDRLLGLLMPFRAFGDVKFKWSSELQKRVVESGPDQLNDNEYTKFIPPNYHTPPYLTAEPEVIHHKLRPQDKFLVLATDGLWETMHRQDVARIVGEYLTGVHHQQPIAVGGYKVTLGQMHGLLTERRARISSVFEDQNAATHLIRHAVGNNEFGTVDHERLSKMLSLPEELARMYRDDITIIVVQFNSHVIGACQNEEL from the exons ATGGAGCTGCATTGTCTGTCTGGATTGCTGTCACTTCCTTACTGCTATTTGAGTGGCTGTAAGAGCTACCGCATCTATGCTGAGCTTCTAG CAATTCCAGTCCGAAGCTCCAGGCTGCCATTGCTGTCTGATGCCATGCCAGCGCCAACTCATCTGTTCCCATTGATTCGTAACTGTGAGATTAGCAGAATATGCAGTACTGTTTGTTACTGCCACCATAAACATCTGTGTTGCTTTTCCTCTCATTTCGCTCACGGTCACTTCAGATATGCGCCTCAGAAGAGATTTGCAGCACTTTATAGGCCAAAGGAGAACTTTAATCATTTTATTCATGCGAGGGATTATGCTTCTACACCACAGAGATTTTACCTCACTCCTCCACAGGTCAACAGCATCCTGAAGGCAAATGAATACAGTTTTAAAGTCCCAGAGTTTGATGGCAAGAATGTGAGTTCTGTCCTTGGCTTTGATAGCAACCAGTTGCCTGCTAATGCTCCAATCGAAGACCGGAGAAGTGCTGCCACTTGCTTACAGACACGAGGGATGCTTCTGGGTGTGTTTGATGGCCACGCAGGCTGTGCTTGTGCTCAAGCTGTCAGTGAGAGACTGTTCTACTACATTGCTGTCTCTTTGTTACCTCATGAGACTTTActtgaaatagaaaatgctgTGGAAAGCGGTAGAGCTCTGTTGCCTATTTTGCAGTGGCACAAGCATCCCAATGATTACTTCAGCAAAGAAGCTTCCAAGCTTTACTTCAATAGTCTGAGGACTTACTGGCAGGAGCTGATCGATCTCAATAGCGGAGAGACTACTGATGTGAAAGAAGCTTTAATTAATGCTTTTAAGAGGCTCGATAATGATATTTCTCTGGAAGCTCAAGTAGGAGATCCAAATTCTTTTCTCAACTACCTAGTTCTGCGTGTAGCATTTTCTGGTGCAACTGCCTGTGTGGCCCACGTGGATGGTGTTGACTTGCATGTGGCAAACACAGGTGACAGCAGGGCAATGCTCGGGGTTCAGGAAGAAGATGGCTCTTGGTCTGCAGTTAATCTCTCCTACGACCACAACGCACAAAACGAACACGAAGTGGAACGGGTGAAAACGGAGCATCCGAAGTCTGAAGAGAAGAGTCTTGTGAAACAAGACCGTCTCCTGGGCCTGCTGATGCCTTTCAGAGCTTTTGGCGATGTGAAGTTTAAGTGGAGTAGTGAACTACAGAAGAGAGTGGTTGAGTCGGGCCCGGATCAGCTGAATGACAATGAATACACCAAGTTTATTCCTCCAAATTATCACACTCCCCCTTACCTCACAGCTGAGCCAGAGGTCATCCATCACAAATTAAGGCCGCAGGATAAGTTCCTGGTTTTGGCTACAGATGGGCTGTGGGAGACTATGCACAGGCAAGATGTGGCTAGAATCGTAGGGGAGTACCTCACTGGGGTTCACCATCAGCAGCCCATAGCTGTTGGTGGTTATAAGGTGACTCTGGGACAGATGCACGGTCTCTTAACAGAAAGAAGAGCGAGGATCTCTTCAGTATTTGAAGATCAGAACGCAGCGACTCACCTGATCCGTCACGCAGTGGGCAATAACGAGTTTGGCACTGTGGATCACGAGCGGCTGTCCAAGATGCTTAGTCTTCCAGAAGAGCTGGCTCGAATGTATAGAGATGACATTACGATTATCGTGGTGCAGTTCAACTCGCATGTTATAGGTGCATGTCAAAATGAGGAACTGTGA
- the PDP1 gene encoding pyruvate dehyrogenase phosphatase catalytic subunit 1 isoform X3, with protein sequence MPAPTHLFPLIRNCEISRICSTVCYCHHKHLCCFSSHFAHGHFRYAPQKRFAALYRPKENFNHFIHARDYASTPQRFYLTPPQVNSILKANEYSFKVPEFDGKNVSSVLGFDSNQLPANAPIEDRRSAATCLQTRGMLLGVFDGHAGCACAQAVSERLFYYIAVSLLPHETLLEIENAVESGRALLPILQWHKHPNDYFSKEASKLYFNSLRTYWQELIDLNSGETTDVKEALINAFKRLDNDISLEAQVGDPNSFLNYLVLRVAFSGATACVAHVDGVDLHVANTGDSRAMLGVQEEDGSWSAVNLSYDHNAQNEHEVERVKTEHPKSEEKSLVKQDRLLGLLMPFRAFGDVKFKWSSELQKRVVESGPDQLNDNEYTKFIPPNYHTPPYLTAEPEVIHHKLRPQDKFLVLATDGLWETMHRQDVARIVGEYLTGVHHQQPIAVGGYKVTLGQMHGLLTERRARISSVFEDQNAATHLIRHAVGNNEFGTVDHERLSKMLSLPEELARMYRDDITIIVVQFNSHVIGACQNEEL encoded by the coding sequence ATGCCAGCGCCAACTCATCTGTTCCCATTGATTCGTAACTGTGAGATTAGCAGAATATGCAGTACTGTTTGTTACTGCCACCATAAACATCTGTGTTGCTTTTCCTCTCATTTCGCTCACGGTCACTTCAGATATGCGCCTCAGAAGAGATTTGCAGCACTTTATAGGCCAAAGGAGAACTTTAATCATTTTATTCATGCGAGGGATTATGCTTCTACACCACAGAGATTTTACCTCACTCCTCCACAGGTCAACAGCATCCTGAAGGCAAATGAATACAGTTTTAAAGTCCCAGAGTTTGATGGCAAGAATGTGAGTTCTGTCCTTGGCTTTGATAGCAACCAGTTGCCTGCTAATGCTCCAATCGAAGACCGGAGAAGTGCTGCCACTTGCTTACAGACACGAGGGATGCTTCTGGGTGTGTTTGATGGCCACGCAGGCTGTGCTTGTGCTCAAGCTGTCAGTGAGAGACTGTTCTACTACATTGCTGTCTCTTTGTTACCTCATGAGACTTTActtgaaatagaaaatgctgTGGAAAGCGGTAGAGCTCTGTTGCCTATTTTGCAGTGGCACAAGCATCCCAATGATTACTTCAGCAAAGAAGCTTCCAAGCTTTACTTCAATAGTCTGAGGACTTACTGGCAGGAGCTGATCGATCTCAATAGCGGAGAGACTACTGATGTGAAAGAAGCTTTAATTAATGCTTTTAAGAGGCTCGATAATGATATTTCTCTGGAAGCTCAAGTAGGAGATCCAAATTCTTTTCTCAACTACCTAGTTCTGCGTGTAGCATTTTCTGGTGCAACTGCCTGTGTGGCCCACGTGGATGGTGTTGACTTGCATGTGGCAAACACAGGTGACAGCAGGGCAATGCTCGGGGTTCAGGAAGAAGATGGCTCTTGGTCTGCAGTTAATCTCTCCTACGACCACAACGCACAAAACGAACACGAAGTGGAACGGGTGAAAACGGAGCATCCGAAGTCTGAAGAGAAGAGTCTTGTGAAACAAGACCGTCTCCTGGGCCTGCTGATGCCTTTCAGAGCTTTTGGCGATGTGAAGTTTAAGTGGAGTAGTGAACTACAGAAGAGAGTGGTTGAGTCGGGCCCGGATCAGCTGAATGACAATGAATACACCAAGTTTATTCCTCCAAATTATCACACTCCCCCTTACCTCACAGCTGAGCCAGAGGTCATCCATCACAAATTAAGGCCGCAGGATAAGTTCCTGGTTTTGGCTACAGATGGGCTGTGGGAGACTATGCACAGGCAAGATGTGGCTAGAATCGTAGGGGAGTACCTCACTGGGGTTCACCATCAGCAGCCCATAGCTGTTGGTGGTTATAAGGTGACTCTGGGACAGATGCACGGTCTCTTAACAGAAAGAAGAGCGAGGATCTCTTCAGTATTTGAAGATCAGAACGCAGCGACTCACCTGATCCGTCACGCAGTGGGCAATAACGAGTTTGGCACTGTGGATCACGAGCGGCTGTCCAAGATGCTTAGTCTTCCAGAAGAGCTGGCTCGAATGTATAGAGATGACATTACGATTATCGTGGTGCAGTTCAACTCGCATGTTATAGGTGCATGTCAAAATGAGGAACTGTGA